Proteins found in one Pararge aegeria chromosome 12, ilParAegt1.1, whole genome shotgun sequence genomic segment:
- the LOC120628460 gene encoding putative leucine-rich repeat-containing protein DDB_G0290503: MAGDTEQLLKALERMEEKITTKINNNIDQKFDCLQKELQDMKILSEDQEKRMSLIEKQLREKNLLFFGISEGEKSYEELENKIVETINKNMEIDCSYRDIEIVHRVGKKDTGKIRPVKVTFVRLGTKIKILKCKKGFESLNIYVKHDYPQKVLEIRKNLQEQVKKEREQGNQAILRYDKLIVTKRNEKPLTNSRSNFVQKRPLNITPPNTKHTEENRNEHNTFTETQHNKKNKTMSYGIRHFMQNKNTESMTPDNQ, encoded by the coding sequence atggcaggaGACACGGAGCAACTCTTAAAAGCTCTGGAAAGAATGGAAGaaaaaataactacaaaaataaataacaacattgACCAGAAATTTGATTGTCTTCAGAAAGAGCTTCAGGATATGAAAATTTTGAGTGAAGACCAAGAAAAACGAATGTCTCTTATAGAGAAGCAACTAAgagaaaaaaatctattatttttcGGAATATCAGAAGGCGAAAAAAGTTACGAAGAACTCGAAAACAAAATAGtggaaactataaataaaaatatggaaatAGACTGCAGCTATAGAGACATTGAAATAGTTCACAGAGTAGGAAAAAAGGATACGGGTAAAATTAGGCCTGTTAAGGTTACGTTTGTTAGACTaggaactaaaataaaaatattaaaatgtaaaaaaggctttgagagtttaaatatttacgtaAAACACGATTATCCTCAAAAGGTGCTTGAAATCAGAAAAAACCTACAGGAGCAAGTAAAAAAGGAAAGAGAGCAAGGAAACCAAGCTATATTAAGATACGATAAACTGATAGTAactaaaagaaatgaaaaaccACTAACGAATTCTCGATCGAACTTTGTACAGAAAAGACCCCTAAATATCACTCCTCCAAATACAAAACATACGGAAGAAAATCGAAACGAGCACAATACGTTCACAGAAACACAgcataataaaaagaacaaaacaatGTCTTATGGAATACGTCATTTCATGCAAAACAAAAACACAGAAAGCATGACACCCGATAATCAATAG